The Streptomyces sp. cg36 genomic interval CATGGACCCCTTCTTCAAGGGCCGCCACCCGATGGAGTTCATGAACCGCAAGGACGCCTTCCACGTGCTGCGCGGCGGCACCTGGACCTCGCCGCCCGCCTGTCTGACGACCTACTACCGGGGCAAGGACCTGATCACCGATCTGCACAACGAGGTCGGGTTCCGCTGCGTGTACGACGCGGAATGAGAGGACCATCCATGCGGCTCACCTCCCTCGGCCACGCGGCCGTCCTCGTCGAGACCGGGGGCCGGCGCATCCTCTTCGACCCCTGGCTCACCCAGCGCCTGGACCGCTTCTGGGAGCACCACCCGGCCCTGCCGGACACCCTGGGGGAGCTCCTGGACGGCGGCGTCGACCACATCGTGCTCAGCCACCACCACTTCGACCACCACCACTTCCCTTCCCTGACGCGGCTGTTGGAGGACGGCGAGGTCGACTTCGACGACAGCCCGCACCGGGCCGCCGAGACCGAGTGCGTCTTCCCGGTCGGCGACCGCGTCCCGCCCCGCTTCACCGCGTCGGGCCTCGGCCACCAGGCGATCGGCTGGACGCTGCGCAGGCTCGGCTTCGAGCGGCTGACGCCGGTCACCCCGGGCGAGACCGTGCGGCTGGGGGAGGACGTGGTGCTGCGCACCTTCGTCTCCGACGTGCCGTTCCCCGAGATGAGCGTGCTGGTCGAGACCGCCGGGGCGTCGGTGCTGCTCTGCGGGGACTCGATCCTGCACGAGTCGACCGTGCGCCACTTCACCGGCCCCGACGCCCGCCCGCCGGACGTGGCGTTCGTGCCCGCGCACAGCGTCTCGCCTCCCGGGGTCCTCACCGAGCGCCGCCCGCTGGGCGACCACGCGGCGGTCCGGGCCCGGGCGGTCGCCAACTTCGACCGGTACGTGCACGCCCTCGGCGCCCGGGTCACCGTCCCCTCCTCCTTCGGCTGGAAGGTCAGCGGGGAGGGGGAGCGGGACTACGGCTGGTGCAACCGCACCATCTTCCCGTTCACCCCCTGGGAGGCGCTCGCCCGGCTGCGCGAGCTGGGCCGCGAGGGGCTGCTGTGGGGGCCGGGACAGGTCATCGAGGTCGCGGACGGCAAGGTCGAGCAGTACAACGGGCCGCACGCGCCGGACGGTTACGACTTCGAGGCGGTGTACGCGGAGGTCACCCTGGACCCGGCCGCCGAGGTGCCCCCCTTCGACCCGGCGCACGACCGGGCGGGCCGCCAGAACCGGTCCTCGCAGCGGCTGCTCACCGAGGTGATGGACCTCCTGGTGGGCTCCGACTTCTGGTACCGGGCGCTGGACAGCGGCGCCACCCACACCTTCTCGCTCCACGACGACGGCGGCTCCACCCACAGCTATCTGCTGGAGCCGGTGAGCGGCCGGATCAGCCACCTCGGGCCGGGCCCGGCCCGCGACCACCTCAGCCAGGACAACGGCTACACCGAGATCGCCGCGAGCACCCTCCAGGCGCTGCTGGACAGCGAGTTGCTCTTCGGCAGCTCCTACGGGCTGTGGGCGAGCAACAGCGGTCTGCTCTCGGCCGTCTTCCACCACCCCGCCTTCTACACGCGCCGGGTCGACCGGGCGCTGAGCCGGGAGACCGGTGGACGGGCGCCCGTATGAGCGAGGCGCTGGGGACGCGGGTCCTGGTCGAGCACACCAGCGCGTGTCTGCGCGACAACCCGCTGGGCGACCCGGCCACCCGCCGGATAGAGGTCCTGCTGCCGCCGGGGTACGACGAGGGGCGGCGCTACCCGGTGGTGCACTGGCTGCCCGGGTTCGGCGCGTACCCGTCGCTGACCGGGCGCCCGCTGGCGTTCGGCGAGGCCCCGGCGGACCGGGTCCACCGGGCGATGGCGCGCGGCACCGTCCCGGCCGCGCTGATCGTGGTGCCGGACGCCACCACCGCGTACGGCGGCTCCCAGTACCTGGACGCGCCCGCCTGCGGTCGCTACCTCGGCCAGCTGGCGGAGGTGGTGGCCGAGGTCGACCGGCGCTTCCCGACCCTGGCCGAGCCCCGCTGGCGGGCGGTGGGCGGGAAGTCGAGCGGCGGGTACGGGGCGCTGGTGGCGGCGATGCGCACCGATCTGTTCGGCGCGGTCCTGGCGCACACGCCGGACGCCGGGTTCGAGCACAGCTATCTGCCGCTGCTGCCCGGCGTCCTGGACACCCTGGAGGCGGCGGGCGGGGTCGAACGGCTGCTGGCCCAGCGGGAGTCGGGCCCGCACGACACCCCGTTCATGGTCGCGATGAGCCTGCTGGCGATGGGCATGTGCTACGCCGACGAGCCCGGCACCACGCCCGCCGAGGCGCTGCCGTGCGACCCGCGCACCGGCCTCTTCCGGCCGGCGGTGTGGGAGCGCTGGCTGCGCCACGACCCGGTGCGCCTCTCCCCCGCGCACGCCGGCCGGCTGCGCGCGCTGCGGCTGCTCTACCTGGACACCGGCAGGCGCGACGACTACCACATGCACTGGGGCGTACGGGCGTTGCACGCGGTGTGGCGCGAGCACGGCATCGCGCACGAGTACCAGGAGCACGGCGGCGGCCACCACGGCATCGAGCACCGGTTCCTGACCTCGCTCGCCCTGCTCGGGCGGGTGTGGGACGAGCCGGAACGGGGGGAGTGAGATGTGCGGGATCGCGGGTTTCATCAGCCTGGACGGGCCGCGCGAGAGGCCGTGGCTGGCCGCGCTGGGCGCCACCCTGACCGGCGCGCTGCACCACCGGGGCGAGCGGGCCGCCGCGCCCTGGGTGGCGCCGGACGCCACGGTGATGCTGGCCTGCGTACGGCTCGCGGTGCGCGACCGCTCGGCCGCCGGGGACCAGCCGATGACCTCGCCGGACGGGCGCACGACGCTGGTGAGCAACGGCGAGGTGTACGCCTCGCGGGCGCCCCGGCCCGAGCCGTGGCCGCGCCGGACGCACTGCGACACCGAGTTCGCCCTCCAGCAGCTGGCCGGGACGGCGGAGCCCGCACCCGTACTCGCCGCCCTGGACGGGATGTTCGCACTGGCCTGGCACGACGGCGCCACCGCCACCACCACGCTGGCCCGCGACCACTTCGGGATCAAACCGCTGGTGTACTGCGAGGTGGCGGGCGGGGTGCTGTTCGCCTCCGAGCCCGCCGCACTGCTCGCCACCGGGCTGATCGCGCCCGAGGTGGACCCGGCCGAGTTCGTGCTGCGGTCGTGGGTGCGGATGGACGCGGCCGACGAGCGGACCTGGCTGCGCGGGGTGCGCGCGCTGCGGCCCGCCGAGTACCTGGTGGCGGGGGGCGGCCGGGTGCGCACCGGCCGCTACTGGCGGCCGGAGCCGGGCGACGAGCCGGTGGGCGCCGAGGAGATCCGGGCCGCCTTCGACCGGGCGGTCGACCTGCGGTCGGTGGCCGACGTGGAGCGGGCCGCGGTGCTCAGCGGCGGCGTCGACAGCTCGGCCGTCTTCGCCGCCCTGCACGCCCGGGGGGTGGTGCCCCGGCCGTACGTGGTGCGGTACGAGGAGGGCGCGGGCGGCTCCGACAGCGACGTGACGCACGCCCGGCTGGTCGCCGCCCGCCACGGGGTGGCGCTCACCGAGGTCGACCTGGACCGCCGGGACGCGGTGAAGCTGGTCCCGGAGGTGGCCGGGCGGCTGAACCGGCCGCTGCTGCACGGCGCGGAGCTCGCGATGTACCAGCTGTACGAGCGGATCGCCGCCGAGGGGCAGGTCGTCGTCTACTCCGGCCACGGCGCCGACGAGATGTGGGGCTACCAGGACGGCGGCTACTTCCCGGTGGTCGCCCCGGACGCCCCCGCCCATCTGCACGGCCGCCACTACCTCACCCACCGCCTCTACCCCGACGAGCGCCCGCTGTGGGGGGAGCTGGTGACCTGGCTGGCCGGGGAGCTCGGCGTGGACATGGCCGGGGTGCGCGAGCAGGTGTGGGAGCGGGTGCTCGACGAGTACCGGGCGCTGGACACCCTCGACCCGGTCAAGCGGGGCCGCCACCACCTGATGCGCCGCTTCCTCGTCTACGTCAACGACATGGTCGACCTGACCTCCGCCGCGTACACCCTGGAGGACCGGCCGGTCTTCCAGGACGTCACCCTCGCCGAGCTGGCCTTCCGCTGCCCCGAGCACCTCAAGAGCACCGGGGAGCCCGGCAGCCACAAGGACCTGCTGAAGGAGGCGCTGGGCGGGCTGCTGCCGCCGTCCGTGGTCCGGCGCCGCAAACAGGGCTTCCCCTCCCCCGCCGACCCGTCGTACCGCGCGGCGCTGCGCACGCTGGCGGACGAGCAGGGCATGCCCTTCGGGCTCCCGGAGCCGCCCGCGCCGCTGCGCGACGCCCTCGGCACCGGTGAACTCATGTATCTCGCATCCGCCTCCGCCTGGCTCACCCGGACAGGGAAGTAGGACACATCACCATGGGCACCAACGAACACTGGCAGTGGCGGACCGTGGCCGACCCGGCCGCCCTGGAGGACGTACCGCCGCGCCTGGCGCCCCAAGAGGCCCAGGAGTGGTGCAACTTCACGCTGTGGCACCCGGCGGAGCTGCCCGCCGGATGCGACCGCGCCGAGGGCACCCTGCGCAAGGAGGCGCCGCCCGGACGCACCGGCCAGGACAGCGGGCGCACGCCCTGGTCCGAGGCCAACCCGGCCGCGTACCGCACCGAGATCGGCGGCGGCGGACGGCGGCTGCGGCTCAAGCAGTTCCTGTACGACTGGGCGTTCCCGGCGGCCGACCACCCCGCCCTGTGGGGCAGCGAGACGCTCCCCTTCCCGATCGGGGCGGACCGGGTGGTGTGGCTGGGCACCGACTACCTGGGGCATGCGGCGGCCTCGGCGCGGATGAGCCGGACCACCGTGGAACTGTCGGTCCTGGAGGGCGAGTTCACCGGCGAGGAGCTGGTGGCGCTCTACCGCTCGCTGCGGCCCGCCGTGCCGGGGGCGGCGGCGCGGGTGGTGGCCACCCCGTTCGCCGCGCTCAGCTACTGGGCGCGCCACCACGAGGTGGCCATGGTGTCGGTGCCGACCGGCCTGTTCGCCTTCCACCGGCGCACCCCGCCGCACGAGGGCGACTGGGTGGCGCCGGAGCGGCTCGCCGGCTTCCTGGCCGCCCAGCACCTGCCCGCCGCGCTCGGCGGTCTGCCCGCCGACAGCGCGGCCGTCTTCGCCGACGCCGCCGGTGCGCGCGAACTGGAGGTGATCTACACCTCCGGGGGCGGCGACGAGCTGCGGCTGACCCTCCAGCGGCCGGGCGGCGGCCGGATGCCGTTCCCGCCGCAGCGCGAGAAGCACCCGGGGCACGCGAAGGAGATCGGCCTCGACGGGCAGCCGGTGTACCTCGCGTACGTGGACGCCGGGGTCGGCCCGTTCGACGCGATGTGGCACGACCCGGCGGCCGGGGTCCAGGCGCGGCTGCTCAGCAGCGCCCGCACCGGCTGGGACAAGGCGTTCGCGCTGGCCCGGGTCCGCGAACTGCTGGCCGCCGCGCCGCTGAGCGGGGCGGGGTCCGTGCTGTGACCCCGGGGGCCGGCACGGAACGGGAGCTGTACGACCCGGCGACCGGCGAGGTGCACGCCCGCCTCGCCGACAGCACCGCCGAGGAGTGCGCCGCCGCGGTGGACGCCGCCGCGCGCGCCTTCGACGGCTGGCAGGACGCCGGGCCGCGCCACCGCGCCGGGTGCCTGCGCGCCCTGGCCGCGCTGGTGCGCGCGCACGGCGCCGACTTCGTCGAGCTGGAGCGGGTCGGCGCGGGCAAGCCGGTCGCGCGGATCGGCGGCGAGGTCGACTTCGCGGTACGGGCGCTGGAGTGGTTCGCCGAGCAGGCGCTGCGGCCCTGGGGCGAGGTCCACCCCTCGGGGCCGGGCACCCGCGCCTACACCGACCGGGTGGCGCTCGGGGTGTGCGCGGCGATCGTGCCGTCCAACTACCCGCTGCTGATGGCCGCCTGGAAGGTGGGCGGCGCGCTCGCGTACGGCAACACGGCCGTCGTCAAGCCCGCCCCCGAGACCCCGCTGAGCGTACGGCTGCTGGTGGAGCTGGGGCGGCGGGTGCTGCCCGAGGGGGTGCTGGGCGCGGTGTACGGGGGCGCGGCGGCGGGGCGGCTGCTGTGCGCGCTGCCCGGGGTCGCCGCCGTCTCCTTCACCGGGTCCACGGCGGCGGGCCGCGAGGTGGCCGCGCACTGCGCCCCGGGCCTCAAGCGCGTCTCGCTGGAGCTGGGCGGCAAGAACCCGCTGGTGGTCTTCCCCGACGCGGACCTGGAGGCGGCGGCGGCCTCGGCGGTGGAGGCGTTCACCGGGAACTCGGGCCAGATGTGCGTCGGCGCCTCCCGGCTGATCGTCCACGAGAGCGTGCGCGGCGACTTCGTCCGCGAGGTGGCGGCCCGCGCCTTCGCCCGCCGCGTCGGCCCGACCGCCGACCCGCGCACCGAACTGGGCCCGCTGATCAGCGCGCGGGCCGTGGAGCGGGTGGCGTCGGCGGTCGGGGAGGCGGTGGACAAGGGCGTCACCGCGCTGCTGCCGCCGGGGCGGCGGGAGGTGCGGCCGGAGCCGTCCGGGCCGCACGGCGGCGGGTTCTATGTGAGCCCGGTGGTCCTGGACGAGGTGCCGGGCGAGCTGCGGGCCTGGCGCGAGGAGCTGTTCGGGCCGGTCCTCGCGGTGCGCGGGTTCCGTACCGAGCGGGAGGCGCTGGAGCTGGCGCACGACACCGAGTACGGCCTCTCGGCGTCGGTGTGGACGGCGGACGGCGGGCGCGTGGAGCGGTTCGCGCGGCGGCTGCGGGCCGGGATGCTCTGGTTCAACACCTGGGGCGACACGGACGAGCACATCAGCGTCGGGGGGATCGGCCACAGCGGTTACGGCCGGGAGCTCGGGGTGCACGCGGCCGAGCAGTACACCCAGACCCGGGCGGTGTGGCTCGCCCACCCCGCCGCGCCCGGGGAGGGGCCGTGACCCCGCTCCTGGACTTCCGCAGCGACACCCGCACCGCCCCGGACCGGGCGATGCGGGCCGCGATGGCGGGCGCCGAGGTCGGCGACGACGCGTACGGGGACGATCCGCGCGTGCTGGAGCTGGAGGCGGCGGGGGCGCGGCTGCTGGGCAAGGAGGCGGCGCTGTTCCTGCCGAGCAGCACCATGGCCAACCTGGTCGCGGTGCTGGCCGCCGCGCCCGCCCCCGGCACCCGGCTGCTGACCGGCGCCGAGACGCATCTGGCGCGCATGGAGGGCGAGGGGGTGCGCCGCTTCGCCCGGGTGGAGCTGGTCGAGCTGGCCCAGCGCGACGACGGCGCCCCCGAACCGGCCGCGCTGGCGGGCGCGTTGCGGGCGGGCGCCGGACGGCCCGGGGTGCTCTCGCTGGAGAACACCTGCATGCTGCACCACGGCAACGCGCTCGCCCCGGCCGACCTGGCGCCGCTCGTGGAGCTCGGCCGGGCGCACGGCTGCCCCGTCCATCTGGACGGCGCCCGGCTCGCCAACGCGGCCGTGGCGCTCGGCCTGCCGGTGGCGGAGCTGGCGGCACCGGCGGACAGCGTGACGTTCTGCCTGGCCAAGGGGCTGGGCGCGCCCGTGGGGTCGCTGCTGTGCGCGGACGCGGACTTCGTGGCGCGGGCGCGGGAGCTGCGGCTCCAGCTGGGCGGCACCATGCACCAGTCGGGCGTCCTCGCGGCGGCGGCGCTCGAAGGGCTGGAGCGGCTGGACCGGCTGGCCGAGGACCACGCGGTGGCCGCGGCGCTGGCCGAGGGCCTGGCGTCGGTGCCCGGGGCGCGGGTGCCGAGGCCGCCGCGCCGCACCAACATCGTGACCGTGAAGCTGGCCGGGGTCGACGCCGGTGACCTGCACGAACGGCTGGCGGACCGGGGGGTGCTCGTCCTGCCTCTGCCGGACGGGAACGTACGGTTCGTGGTGCATCGCGAACACCGGCCGCAGGCGGTTCCGCTGGTGGTGCGCGCGCTTGCGGAAGCGGCGATCCAGTAGGACTATTCGCCCATTCAGTGATGACTCGCGGTGTTCTCCTCATATAAGTGCATATCAGCTCGTACGCGATGTGATTCTGGCGCCCGTATCTCCCCCCGGTGTGTCTGAGGAGCAGGTGTGCGGCAGCGATTCCTCCGGCTCGGCCTGTCCCTGGCCGTGGTCGTCTCGGCGGTGCTGAGCAGTGTCGGCGCCCTCGGCCCCGGCGCGAAACGGGCCGACGACGCCGATGTCGGCATCGTCAAGAAGGTCACCGGGGCGACCATGCCCCTGGAGCCCGGCGGCGTCTTCACGTACAGCCTCACGGCGTCGTGCTCCTCGCTGACCACCTCGTGCGTGAACGCGGTCATCGAGGACGTGCTGCCCGCCGAGTTCGAGATCACCTCGCTGCCCAAGACCACCGACGGGCGGGTGGTGACGTACGACGCGGGCAGCCGGAAGCTGACGATCCGCTTCACCGAGTCGCTCACCAGCCCGGCCGGGGCCGCCGGGCTGCCCGCCGGGGTGAACCGCAACGTCGTCATCGGGATGCGGGTGCCCGTCGAGACGACGCTGGCGGACGGGGCCACCGTCCCCAACTCCGCCACCATCGACGCCGACAACGCGGCCAAGGCGTCCGACAGCGCCGACGTCACCGTCCGCATCCCGCGCGAGGTGCGCCCGGCCACCACCAAGAAGTGGACGGACGGCTCGGCGGTCGCCCAGTCCGGCGAGGAGTCGCTGATCACCCTCGGGGTGCGCAACGGCTCCTCCACCTCCGCCGAGGTCACCCGGCTCGCCGTCACCGACACCACGCCCGCCGTCTTCGACGACTTCGACGTGGTCGGGATCGGGCCGGTGGAGCGGTTCCCGGCCGGGGCCGACCGGGTGCGGGTCCTGGTGTGCACCAAACCGGTCGGATCGCCGTGCGCGGACGGGGAGTTCACGGCGGGCGCCGAGGGGCCCGGACCCGGGGTGGCGCTGCCCAAGGGGGTCGATCCCGCGAAGGTGACCGGGGTGCGGTTCGAGTTCACCTCGGCCTCGGGGGCCAGGCTCCCCTACGACGCCACCGGCGGCTCGGTCGGGCTGCGCCTCAAACTGCGCGACACCGTGCGCTCCACCGGTGCGCCGCTGGCGCCGACCACCCGCGAGCGGATCGACAACTGCGCCGCCACGACCGCCCGCGACACCGTCTCGGGCGCGGTCACCGGCCCCCGGGCCTGCGCCTCCTTCGACATCCTGCCCAACATCGCGACCGTGCAGGGGACCAAGAGCTACTTCTCCGACACCGACGGGAACTACACGGCCGACGGCACCGCCGTCCTCGGCACCGATCCACCGGTCTCGATGGTGCTCGGCGCCCGCAACACCTCCTCCTTCCCCGTCGCCACGCTCACCATCACCGAGCCCTCGACGACGGCGGTCAGCGAGTTCGACAAGTTCGACGCGGCCAAGGCGCGCGTGGAGTTCCCCGCCGGGGCCACCTCCGCCACCGTCACGGTGGTCTGCCGCGACGGCTCCAAGCCGGCGCCCGTCCAGCTCACCCAGCCGCCCGCGCGGCACGACCTGCCCGCCACCGGCTGTCCGGCGGGCAGCCCGCCGCGCCAGGTGTCGGTCACCTTCCGGGGCACCGACGCCAAGGGCAGCGGCACCATCGCCACCAACGCCCAGGGCAAGCTGTCCCTGCACGGCGTCCTCAACAAGAAGGCCACCGCGCAGGACGCCGAGGACGGCGTCGACAACTGCGCGGACGTGGCCGCCACCAACCCGGTGGACGGGGCGGGCGCCGGGGCCGGGACCGCCTGCGAGGCGCTGCGCCCGCAGAACCCGCGCACCGACATCCGCGGCTCCAAGACCGTCGACCAGAGCGAACTGCCGCCGGGCACCCCGGTGACCTTCACCCTCGACGTGGCCAACGCGGGCACCACCCCGATGGTCCGGCCCGCGATCACCGACCCGGCCGACCCGACCGCCGCGAACAACCCCTTCGACACCGTCCGCCTGACCCGGCTCTCGCTGCGCTACCGCTATCCGTCGGGGCTGCCGGTGCTGCTGGAGGTCCACGACCCGGCGGCCGGGGCGTGGGTCGCGTACAAGGAGGGCGACACCGCGCTGCTCACCCGGGCCAAGGGGGTGCGCGCCCGGCTCGCCGAGGGCAGTCTGCCGCCGCAGAACGGGCGGATCATCGTCGACGTCGAGGTGGTGCGGCGCGACGGCGTCGCGGACGGCGTCTCCTTCCACAACTGCGCGCAGATCACCTCCGACGGAAAGCCCGTCGGCGGCGGCTACTGCACCGCCGAGGAGAACGTCACCAGGCCCGCGAGCGCGGCCGGTTCGGTGCAGAAGACCATCGCGCCCTCCACCGTCTCGCGCAGCCTGCCCGGGGTGCCGCGCCAGGAGCCGGACGTGCGCGTCCGCGCCGAGAACACCGGCAACGTCAACCTCAGACAGCTGGTCGTCACCGACGTCGACCCGGACTTCTACGACGCCGTCGACTTCGTGCGGCTGACCGGGGTCACCTTCCCGCCGGGCGCCGACCGGGTACGGGTCGACGCCTGCACCACCGGCTGCGCCGCCACCCCGCCGGTCTTCGTCCAGGGCGAGGCCACCGGCTCCACCACGCCCGGCCTGCCCGCCGGGGTGAACGCCGCCGACGTGCGCGGACTGCGCTGGACCTTCACCAGCTCCTCCGGCGGCCACGCGCTGACCCCGGGCCCGGCCCGGCAGCCCGGCGCCTGCCCGGTGACCGTCTGCTTCAAGGTCGCGGCCCGCCAGTTCCTGCGCTCGGCCCCGGCCACCGAGATCCCCGAGGAGCTGAGCGACACCGCGGGCGCGGCCGGCGAGTCGCCGCTCCAGCAGCCGGGCCGGCTCTTCGACTTCGGGGAGAGCGAGGCCACCCTCCACGTCCGCCAGGGCAGCGCCCAGCTGGACGTCTCCAAGACCCCGGACTCGCGCATCGGCCCCGGCGAGACCGCCCCGTTCACCCTGACCGTGCGCAACACCGGCACCGGCCCGGTCCCCGGCCTGGTCGTCGCCGACCCGGTCCCGGAGCTGCTGCGCTTCGACGAGGCGTACGCCGGTGACCGCGGCCTGCCGTTCAAGGTCACCGCCACCGTCCCGGCGGGCACGCCGCAGCCGCCCGACCCGGTGTACGAGCCGACGCGCGCCCCCGACGGGCGGGTGACCGCGCTGCGCTGGCGCTGGCCGTCCTGGACGATGCTGCCCGGCGCCGAAATCAAGATCACGTTCCAGGTGAAGCCGGCCCCCGGCGTCCCCGGCGACTCGGTCGCGCAGAACGAGTTCGGCGCGGGCTCCGAGACCCGCCAGGACCTGACGTGCCTGCTCAACTCGGCCCGCGACGGGCAGGTGGTGGACGGCGAGGCGTACGGCAAGGGCCGCTACTGCACCTCGCGCGCCGAGATCACCACGCTCGCGGGCACCGCCTTCGAGGCCACCAAGTGGGTCGCGGGCAACGCCGACCTGGCCTTCTACAACACGGTGAGCCGCGGCTACGTGCCGCTGGACTCGCCCGGCTGCCCGGTCCTCAAGCAGGACGGCCGCACCTACACCCAGTTCCCCTGCACCGCGCTGGTCCAGCCCGGTGAGCACTTCGACTACCTGATCCGGGCGGTGAACTCGGGCACCGACCCGACCACCGAGATCCGGCTGCTCGACGTCTTCCCGTACCAGGGGGACACCGGAGTCCTGCTCGGCAACCAGCAGCGCGGCACCGAGTGGAACCCGCGCCCCCACCTCGCCGGACCGCCCACCCTGGTCGGCACCGGCACCCTCACCACCCGGTACGCCACCGCCGCCAACCCCTGCTCCGACCTGATCGCCACCCCGCGACGGGACTGCGCGCACGCCGAGTGGGGCGCGGCGTTCACGGCGGAGGCGTCCGGCGCGGAGCTGCGGATCGGCTTCCCCGAGCACCTGGCGCCGGGCGGCGAGGTGTTCGTCCGGCTGCCGATGGCCGCACCGGTCGACCTGGACCGGCCCGGCGACCCGGCGATCGCCTGGAACTCCTTCGCGCACTCCGAGACCGTGCTGCGCGGCGGCCGGCCCGAGGTGCTGCCGACCACCGAGCCGCCCAAGGTCGGGGTGGGGATGCGGTTCGGCAACCTGCGCGTCGACAAGGTCGCCGAGAACCCGCCGGACGGAGTGACGCTCGGCCCGTACACCCTCGCCTACCGCTGCGCGGTGACGCCGACGGGCGGGCGGCCGGTGACCGTGCGCGAAGGCACCTTCGAGGTCACCCTCTACACGCCGATGGCCCTGATCGGGGTCCCGGCCGGGGCGCGCTGCAAGGTGTGGGAGACCGACTCGGCGGGCGCGCACAGCTCCAGCCTGGGCGAGGCCAACGCCTCCGAGGTCACCATCACCCCGGCCACCCCCGACGAGGAGGGCCAGCACGTCACCATCACCAACACGTACACCAACGCCTCGCTGAAGGTCCGCAAGGCGGTCACCGGGCCCGCGGCGGCCGAGGTCGGCAAGGGGCCGTTCACGGTCCGGGTCGACTGCTCCTTCAACGGGAACCGGCTGACCGGCTTCCCCAAGGACCTCGTCTTCGCGGGCGGCGGCGAGCAGTCCGTGACCGATCTGCCGGGCGGCGCCCGCTGCACGGCCACCGAGCCGGGCACCGGCGGCGCCACCTCGGTCGCCGTCGCCGCGACCGGGTCCAGCGACAAGGCGGTCGCGGTCATCGGGTCGGTGCCGGACGAGACGGCCGGGCTGACCGTCACCAACCGGTTCGCCACCGGGTCGCTGAAGATCGTCAAGAAGATCCAGGGCAGCGGCGCCGCGTTCGCCGACCGCACCTTCCGCTTCCGGGTGGCCTGCGCCTTCAACGGCCGCAAGGACGCGGTGATCCGTACGGCCACGGCCAAGGCGCCCCGGCTCACCGCCGTCCTCGACGACCTGCCGGTGGGCGCGGAGTGCACGGTGACCGAGGCCGACCCGGCGGGCGCGGACGCGACCCCGCCGCCGGTGGGCCCGGTGACCATCGCCGAGGGCGCCCCGGCCACGGTGGCCGTCGACGTCACCAACACCTTCTCCACCGGGCGCCTCACCCTGGTCAAGCAGGTGTCCGGGGCGCCCGACGACGCCCCGTACGCCAAGGAGTTCGTCTTCCGGGTCACCTGTGTCCGCGAGGGCGAGAGCCCGGACGGGGACCCGCTGGTGGCCTTCGTCATCCGCAAGCGGTACACGCTCGCGGCGGGCCAGTCGCTCGACATCGACACCCCGCTGCCCGTCGGCGCCCGCTGCTGGGCCGAGGAGATGGCCGACGGCGGCGCCACCGCCACGGCCGTGGACCACGGCAGCCACGCGACGGCCGCGGTCGTCACCAAGGACCGGCCGCATGTGACGATCACCGCCCGGAACACCTATGACACCGGCACCCTGAAGCTGGTCAAGAAGGTCACCGGCACGGCCGCCGCGTTCGGCGCGGACCGCACCTACGCGCTGCTGCTGACCTGCACGGTCGAGACCGCCAAGGGGCAGCCGCTGACCGTGGTGGACCGCCGCCGGTACGAGATCACCGGCTCCGGCGAGCGGACCGTCGACGACCTCGGCTTCCCGCTGCCCAAGGGCGCCAGGTGCTGGGCCGAGGAGGCCGTCGACGGCGGCGCCACCTCCGCCTCGGTCGACCACGACGGGCCCGGCCGGGCGGTGGTGATCGGCGGCGGCGAGGACGACGACGTCACCATCACGGCCACCAACGTCTTCGACGCGGCCGAACTGACCGTGGCCAAGCGGGTGGTGGGCACGGCGGGTGCCGGGAAGGGCCCGTTCACCTTCACCGTGGCCTGCGCGACGCGCTCCGCCGACGGCACCTCCTCGCCGCTCGAACTCCCCGAGGAGGACCGGAAGTTCACCCTGGACGCGGGCGGCAGCCGGAAGATCGCGGTGCTGAAGGGCGCGGTC includes:
- a CDS encoding DUF5979 domain-containing protein, which encodes MRQRFLRLGLSLAVVVSAVLSSVGALGPGAKRADDADVGIVKKVTGATMPLEPGGVFTYSLTASCSSLTTSCVNAVIEDVLPAEFEITSLPKTTDGRVVTYDAGSRKLTIRFTESLTSPAGAAGLPAGVNRNVVIGMRVPVETTLADGATVPNSATIDADNAAKASDSADVTVRIPREVRPATTKKWTDGSAVAQSGEESLITLGVRNGSSTSAEVTRLAVTDTTPAVFDDFDVVGIGPVERFPAGADRVRVLVCTKPVGSPCADGEFTAGAEGPGPGVALPKGVDPAKVTGVRFEFTSASGARLPYDATGGSVGLRLKLRDTVRSTGAPLAPTTRERIDNCAATTARDTVSGAVTGPRACASFDILPNIATVQGTKSYFSDTDGNYTADGTAVLGTDPPVSMVLGARNTSSFPVATLTITEPSTTAVSEFDKFDAAKARVEFPAGATSATVTVVCRDGSKPAPVQLTQPPARHDLPATGCPAGSPPRQVSVTFRGTDAKGSGTIATNAQGKLSLHGVLNKKATAQDAEDGVDNCADVAATNPVDGAGAGAGTACEALRPQNPRTDIRGSKTVDQSELPPGTPVTFTLDVANAGTTPMVRPAITDPADPTAANNPFDTVRLTRLSLRYRYPSGLPVLLEVHDPAAGAWVAYKEGDTALLTRAKGVRARLAEGSLPPQNGRIIVDVEVVRRDGVADGVSFHNCAQITSDGKPVGGGYCTAEENVTRPASAAGSVQKTIAPSTVSRSLPGVPRQEPDVRVRAENTGNVNLRQLVVTDVDPDFYDAVDFVRLTGVTFPPGADRVRVDACTTGCAATPPVFVQGEATGSTTPGLPAGVNAADVRGLRWTFTSSSGGHALTPGPARQPGACPVTVCFKVAARQFLRSAPATEIPEELSDTAGAAGESPLQQPGRLFDFGESEATLHVRQGSAQLDVSKTPDSRIGPGETAPFTLTVRNTGTGPVPGLVVADPVPELLRFDEAYAGDRGLPFKVTATVPAGTPQPPDPVYEPTRAPDGRVTALRWRWPSWTMLPGAEIKITFQVKPAPGVPGDSVAQNEFGAGSETRQDLTCLLNSARDGQVVDGEAYGKGRYCTSRAEITTLAGTAFEATKWVAGNADLAFYNTVSRGYVPLDSPGCPVLKQDGRTYTQFPCTALVQPGEHFDYLIRAVNSGTDPTTEIRLLDVFPYQGDTGVLLGNQQRGTEWNPRPHLAGPPTLVGTGTLTTRYATAANPCSDLIATPRRDCAHAEWGAAFTAEASGAELRIGFPEHLAPGGEVFVRLPMAAPVDLDRPGDPAIAWNSFAHSETVLRGGRPEVLPTTEPPKVGVGMRFGNLRVDKVAENPPDGVTLGPYTLAYRCAVTPTGGRPVTVREGTFEVTLYTPMALIGVPAGARCKVWETDSAGAHSSSLGEANASEVTITPATPDEEGQHVTITNTYTNASLKVRKAVTGPAAAEVGKGPFTVRVDCSFNGNRLTGFPKDLVFAGGGEQSVTDLPGGARCTATEPGTGGATSVAVAATGSSDKAVAVIGSVPDETAGLTVTNRFATGSLKIVKKIQGSGAAFADRTFRFRVACAFNGRKDAVIRTATAKAPRLTAVLDDLPVGAECTVTEADPAGADATPPPVGPVTIAEGAPATVAVDVTNTFSTGRLTLVKQVSGAPDDAPYAKEFVFRVTCVREGESPDGDPLVAFVIRKRYTLAAGQSLDIDTPLPVGARCWAEEMADGGATATAVDHGSHATAAVVTKDRPHVTITARNTYDTGTLKLVKKVTGTAAAFGADRTYALLLTCTVETAKGQPLTVVDRRRYEITGSGERTVDDLGFPLPKGARCWAEEAVDGGATSASVDHDGPGRAVVIGGGEDDDVTITATNVFDAAELTVAKRVVGTAGAGKGPFTFTVACATRSADGTSSPLELPEEDRKFTLDAGGSRKIAVLKGAVCTVKETDAPAGAKVTVADSDGEADGVVRVTGPSEVTYTNDYGDTPPEPTPPTPHPSPSHPELPPTGVGDVLWLLVPALGAVALAVGLGAAGLRRRSRGAHR